In Gimesia panareensis, the genomic window CTGCTGCGTGACGGCAAAGGAAGCACCTGGGAAGGGGGGATGCGCGAACCGACTCTGGCCTGGTGGCCCGGTCATATTCCTGCGGGAACGGTCTCACAGGAACAGGGCAGCACGATGGATATCTATACCACCTCGATTAAACTCGCCGGCGGAAAGGTACCCGCTGATCGCGTGGTCGATGGGTTGGACCTGACACCGGTTCTGCTGCAGAGTGGTTCCGGTCCCCGAGAGGAGATGGTTTATTACCGCGGTACGAAACTGATGGCGATCCGCAAAGGTCCCTGGAAAGCGCATTTCATCACAAAGCCCGCCTATGGCAGGGAACCGTTTAAAGAACATGATCCACCCGTCCTGTATCAACTGGAACATGATCCGTCTGAAAAATACGATGTCGCCAAGGATCATCCGGAGGTCATCAAGGAGCTGAAAGCGGCGGCAGAAAAGCATCGTAAAACGGTCAAACCGGTGCCTTCACAGCTGGAAATCCCCCTCACTCAGAAGTGAGGGATTCCGCTTACCAGTAGCAGGTATACCGCGGGCCATCCTGGTCTTCACCGAGCCGAAAGTGATGGACTCCGCTCTGCTTTTCACTGGTCTGTTGTGAATTGAGCCGATCCCAGGTGGCACAGAACAGGGGAATTGCGCCCGCATTGAAGCCGGGGCGTGGCGGTTTGAGGCGCTGGTAGGAATCCTGAATCAAAGCCAGGGCGACCTCGATCACGTGCTCGTCATAATCCGGCTGAAACAGCAGCACTTCCAGTGCCTGGGCTGCCTGCTGGCAGTGTTCAAATTCCGCTTCGCGGAGGCACTCGGAAGACTTGCGTTCAATGAATTGCAACAGGCTGTCAAAGCCAAACTGATTGAGCAGCAGTTCGCTGCGGGGTTCGCAGATGAGGGCGAGTTTGATCTGTTCGTACAGTTCCTCATCCAGTTCACAGGGAATCGGCATCCGACCGTAGTCATCGGGAACTAACGATTCAATCGCTCTGACAACCTCAGCACTCTGGGGATTCTCTGTATTCATATCTGTTGTGATTCACAATCTGATCTTCAGGAGATGGGTTTTACCGGCACACAGTCGGCCTGCGTTTTCCGATTATATCCCAAAATGGTGAAACAGTTCATTCTCAATTTTTCCTGAAACAAAAAAAGAGCTGACCGGGTTTTCACTCGATCAGCTCTGATTTGATTCAGCTATTGATTTCGTTCTGCCTGTTTATTTCAGGAAGAAGTCATCCGGTCCCTTGTGGGTGTAGTAAGGATACTGGACGATTCCCAGCGGCTGGTTCTGCTGTGGATAGACGGCAGCCGGTGGAATGTATTTGTAGGTCTGGTAATTCCGGGGGCGTTTGTTGTGATGGTAGGTGTTTTTGTGCCCGGTCTTCCAGCCACCATAACCGGGTGGACAGTAACCACCATGACGCCGATAGCCCATTTGCTGGATCGGAGCCTGCTGGCCGGCATATTGTTCGTGCATTGCCTGCTGATGTTTGATCATTTGAGCCTGCTGCTGCATCAGGAATTCTCCATCAGCCGACTGACCCCGAATGACCTGACTATTCGAACATCCCACGCACAGTGGCAGAATCAGACAAGCGGCCATTTTACATAACAATTGAGGCTTCATTGGCTTCCTTTCCCCCTGGATTCCTGTTTTTGAGCGAAACTCAGTTTTCACTCAGCTTATGATAATTTTGATACCTACTGCGAAAGCTGCTATTCGCGACTGATGAGAGAGTACAGGTCGCGCCAGCATGAAACTTACTTCTTTTATCGGCCACAGAGAGCCAGACAATAGTTAAAATCCCCAAGAATTGGAAAACCACTGTAATATTCAAATCTGATCGACCTTGCAGAATCCTCAAAACCGGGATAAATTATCATAGTTTCCTACTCTAAATCAGGACTTATTCAAGATAGTAAAAGTAGGTTATTTCAAGATTTGAGTTTTACAGGCAAGACCATCGTCAGTGACGGAGTGCTCATTTTGCTTTGTTCTTTGCCAACAAGGGAGTGTTCGGCGTGTTTGTAGCTGCATCATCACGTTGTTTTTCAGATGAATCGTTTGAAGTCAGTTGTGAACGTCTGACTGATCTGGAATTCGATAAAATTGAGATCTGGATGGACGAGGAAAGTGATCACCTGAAGCCATCAGAGGTTTCACGATCGCCGGAAGATTTTTATTCGCGTTTCCGCGAAGCGACCCGGTTAACGCCGATTGCATTCTGCCTGGAAAACGACGTCAGCCCCACCGAGTTCCAGTCGCTGTGTAAAGCGGCCAAGCAGTTGCGGATCGCGCAGATCACGATTCCCGCTTCTCCACTGGGCACGCCGTTCAACTCGGAAATCGATCGCCTGAAAGCTCTGCTGGAAATTGCCAGTCGCGATGGAATCAGGCTGTCGATCAAAACCAAAACGGG contains:
- a CDS encoding sugar phosphate isomerase/epimerase family protein codes for the protein MFVAASSRCFSDESFEVSCERLTDLEFDKIEIWMDEESDHLKPSEVSRSPEDFYSRFREATRLTPIAFCLENDVSPTEFQSLCKAAKQLRIAQITIPASPLGTPFNSEIDRLKALLEIASRDGIRLSIKTKTGQLTEDPRTATELCQSVKGLGLTLDPSYYTCGPYSNTSYDMVFPYVCHVHLRDSTSDQIQVPVGLGEIDYSRLISMLERQDYHQFLSVELLPSLLNGVDRALELRKLRMLLESVVI